A single genomic interval of Lathyrus oleraceus cultivar Zhongwan6 chromosome 7, CAAS_Psat_ZW6_1.0, whole genome shotgun sequence harbors:
- the LOC127101401 gene encoding uncharacterized protein LOC127101401, translating into MAYEGNRGSSVLDGFTLNPLPYPVLLILAVIFIFLGSSWYFSYEEAVENAQEQLGWVLFATPVVLILIVRLLSSMDDSEWFPGSSIWGRRRTTYQTPSEGSSPWGVAALIVVLLLLVQFQSSFLEGWFY; encoded by the coding sequence ATGGCTTATGAAGGAAACAGAGGTTCCTCTGTTTTGGATGGATTCACTCTGAATCCCCTGCCATATCCTGTTCTGTTAATCTTAGCAGTGATCTTCATCTTCCTTGGTAGTTCATGGTACTTTTCCTATGAAGAAGCTGTTGAAAATGCTCAAGAACAATTGGGTTGGGTGTTATTTGCCACACCAGTGGTTCTCATACTTATAGTTCGTTTGTTATCATCCATGGATGATTCAGAATGGTTTCCTGGTTCTTCCATATGGGGAAGGCGCAGGACAACCTACCAAACCCCCTCAGAAGGAAGCTCTCCATGGGGTGTGGCTGCTTTGATTGTTGTTTTGTTGCTATTGGTGCAGTTTCAATCTTCTTTTCTTGAGGGTTGGTTTTATTGA